From Triticum aestivum cultivar Chinese Spring chromosome 4A, IWGSC CS RefSeq v2.1, whole genome shotgun sequence, a single genomic window includes:
- the LOC123087007 gene encoding transcription factor bHLH49 isoform X2: MYSGQQSDQGPAANSGKEFLEGNWGSVAMHQKMGYDSAAYGFQAYGMELEERPGAFSQNIQMSDEHSGGVKKRKGTDDCIALLNPSASSKNVGDQQTEVSSQPERNSVERDNRKISPKTQSKEDSSDGDGTKENYVHFRAKRGQATNSHSLAERLRRKKISEKMKLLQDLVPGCNKITGKAVMLDEIINYVQSLQQQVEFLSMKLATVNPELGFDIEQILSKQMMLSQDRHLGFYGADPGSSALIAHFNQGMMHPDMMCNASNPAGALHGTIHDISMMNQMPEMWETLQNIPHMNFNPAVAADSSTNNAGPVKIEQ, translated from the exons ATGTATTCAGGCCAGCAGTCTGATCAAGGTCCTGCTGCAAACAGTGGCAAAGAATTCTTGGAGGGCAACTGGGGTTCTGTAGCAATGCATCAAAAGATGGGGTATGACAGCGCGGCATATGGGTTTCAAGCTTATGGCATGGAGTTAGAAGAGAGACCAG GTGCATTCTCCCAAAACATCCAGATGAGTGATGAGCATAGTGGTGgtgtgaagaaaaggaagggaaCAGATGACTGCATTGCGTTGCTAAACCCATCAGCCAGTAGCAAG AATGTGGGTGATCAACAAACAGAGGTTTCGTCTCAGCCGGAAAGGAACTCGGTGGAGAGGGACAACAGAAAGATCTCGCCCAAAACGCAAAGCAAGGAAGATTCTTCGGACGGTGATGGCACTAAAGAAAATTATGTTCATTTCCGGGCAAAGCGAGGCCAAGCCACTAACAGCCACAGCCTTGCGGAAAGA CTGAGGAGGAAAAAGATAAGTGAGAAAATGAAGCTTCTTCAGGATCTTGTTCCAGGGTGTAATAAG ATTACTGGCAAGGCAGTCATGCTTGATGAGATAATCAATTACGTGCAGTCATTACAACAACAAGTAGAG TTTTTGTCAATGAAACTTGCAACTGTGAACCCTGAGCTTGGCTTTGATATTGAGCAGATTCTATCCAAACAA ATGATGCTTTCTCAAGACAGGCACCTTGGTTTCTATGGAGCCGACCCAGGATCAAGCGCCCTTATTGCTCATTTCAACCAAGGAATGATGCATccagatatgatgtgcaatgcttCCAATCCAGCGGGTGCTCTGCACGGAACAATTCATGACATCTCCATGATGAACCAG ATGCCTGAGATGTGGGAGACTCTTCAGAACATTCCTCATATGAACTTCAACCCTGCTGTGGCTGCAGATAGCAGCACCAACAATGCTG gtcccgtgaagattgaACAGTGA
- the LOC123087007 gene encoding transcription factor bHLH49 isoform X1, with protein sequence MYSGQQSDQGPAANSGKEFLEGNWGSVAMHQKMGYDSAAYGFQAYGMELEERPGLYRSSAGAFSQNIQMSDEHSGGVKKRKGTDDCIALLNPSASSKNVGDQQTEVSSQPERNSVERDNRKISPKTQSKEDSSDGDGTKENYVHFRAKRGQATNSHSLAERLRRKKISEKMKLLQDLVPGCNKITGKAVMLDEIINYVQSLQQQVEFLSMKLATVNPELGFDIEQILSKQMMLSQDRHLGFYGADPGSSALIAHFNQGMMHPDMMCNASNPAGALHGTIHDISMMNQMPEMWETLQNIPHMNFNPAVAADSSTNNAGPVKIEQ encoded by the exons ATGTATTCAGGCCAGCAGTCTGATCAAGGTCCTGCTGCAAACAGTGGCAAAGAATTCTTGGAGGGCAACTGGGGTTCTGTAGCAATGCATCAAAAGATGGGGTATGACAGCGCGGCATATGGGTTTCAAGCTTATGGCATGGAGTTAGAAGAGAGACCAGGTCTGTACAGATCTTCTGCTG GTGCATTCTCCCAAAACATCCAGATGAGTGATGAGCATAGTGGTGgtgtgaagaaaaggaagggaaCAGATGACTGCATTGCGTTGCTAAACCCATCAGCCAGTAGCAAG AATGTGGGTGATCAACAAACAGAGGTTTCGTCTCAGCCGGAAAGGAACTCGGTGGAGAGGGACAACAGAAAGATCTCGCCCAAAACGCAAAGCAAGGAAGATTCTTCGGACGGTGATGGCACTAAAGAAAATTATGTTCATTTCCGGGCAAAGCGAGGCCAAGCCACTAACAGCCACAGCCTTGCGGAAAGA CTGAGGAGGAAAAAGATAAGTGAGAAAATGAAGCTTCTTCAGGATCTTGTTCCAGGGTGTAATAAG ATTACTGGCAAGGCAGTCATGCTTGATGAGATAATCAATTACGTGCAGTCATTACAACAACAAGTAGAG TTTTTGTCAATGAAACTTGCAACTGTGAACCCTGAGCTTGGCTTTGATATTGAGCAGATTCTATCCAAACAA ATGATGCTTTCTCAAGACAGGCACCTTGGTTTCTATGGAGCCGACCCAGGATCAAGCGCCCTTATTGCTCATTTCAACCAAGGAATGATGCATccagatatgatgtgcaatgcttCCAATCCAGCGGGTGCTCTGCACGGAACAATTCATGACATCTCCATGATGAACCAG ATGCCTGAGATGTGGGAGACTCTTCAGAACATTCCTCATATGAACTTCAACCCTGCTGTGGCTGCAGATAGCAGCACCAACAATGCTG gtcccgtgaagattgaACAGTGA